The Candidatus Microthrix subdominans genome includes a region encoding these proteins:
- a CDS encoding MIP family channel protein, protein METTGSAESATAIAFGTRVGWRNTPWADYLAEFLGTFVIITFGCGVVATSLAALPESGRTETAFLGGGDWLLITLGWAMAVTFGIYVAGGVSGAHLNPAVTLSFALRRGFAWSKVPGYIAAQLLGAFVGAALVYALFFEAIEAFERSSGIVRHGGASIGIFVTAPADYYTSYWGPFLTEAVATAFLVVFIFAVSDLMNTPPRANLGPLVIGFAVFAIGSSLGAGTGYAINPARDLGPRFFAWVARWGDAALPGTSANLGAYWWVPILGPIVGAIFGALVYDLAIHNVLAARGTAETPHARTVGEVVLEEE, encoded by the coding sequence ATGGAGACGACCGGCTCTGCGGAGAGTGCAACTGCCATAGCGTTCGGGACCAGGGTGGGATGGCGGAACACGCCGTGGGCGGACTACCTCGCCGAGTTCCTTGGGACGTTCGTGATCATCACGTTCGGCTGCGGCGTGGTGGCGACCTCGCTCGCCGCGCTCCCGGAGTCGGGGCGGACCGAGACGGCGTTCCTCGGCGGTGGGGACTGGTTGCTCATCACCCTCGGGTGGGCGATGGCGGTGACGTTCGGCATCTACGTCGCCGGCGGGGTCAGTGGCGCTCACCTCAACCCGGCGGTCACGTTGTCGTTCGCGCTACGTCGGGGCTTTGCCTGGTCGAAGGTGCCCGGCTACATAGCGGCGCAGTTGCTCGGCGCCTTCGTCGGCGCCGCCCTCGTGTACGCCCTGTTCTTCGAGGCCATCGAGGCCTTCGAACGCTCCAGTGGGATCGTGCGTCACGGGGGTGCGAGCATAGGCATCTTCGTCACCGCGCCGGCCGACTACTACACGAGCTACTGGGGTCCGTTTCTGACCGAAGCCGTGGCCACCGCCTTCCTCGTCGTGTTCATCTTCGCGGTGAGCGATCTCATGAACACCCCGCCACGAGCCAACCTCGGCCCGCTCGTCATCGGCTTCGCCGTCTTCGCCATCGGCTCCTCGCTCGGTGCCGGCACCGGCTACGCCATCAACCCGGCCCGGGATCTCGGCCCCCGGTTCTTCGCGTGGGTCGCCAGATGGGGTGATGCCGCCCTACCGGGGACCTCGGCGAACCTCGGCGCCTACTGGTGGGTCCCGATACTGGGCCCCATCGTTGGTGCCATCTTCGGTGCACTCGTGTACGACCTGGCGATCCACAACGTCCTGGCCGCCCGGGGAACGGCAGAGACCCCCCACGCCAGGACCGTCGGTGAAGTCGTCCTCGAAGAAGAATGA
- the glpK gene encoding glycerol kinase GlpK, producing the protein MSRYVAAIDQGTTSTRFVIFDADGQSVGMAQQEHEQVYPQPGWVEHRPQEIWARTEAVIADALATTGLTAADLVAIGVTNQRETTVVWDRFTGEPVGNAIVWQDTRTDQICRDLSADAGRDRFRASTGLPLATYFSGPKVVWILDNIPGARARAEAGELLFGTIDTWIIWNLTGGVDGGLHITDVTNASRTLLMDLATLDWAPDIVAALGIPASMLPEIRSSSEVYGEARLASVAGVPVAGDLGDQQAGLFGQSCFDAGDAKNTYGTGNFLLLNTGTEPVRSDHGLVTTVGYKLGDAPAVYALEGSIAIAGALVQWLRDNLRLIDSAAEVEELARSVDDNGGCYFVPAFSGLFAPYWRDDARGVIVGLTRFVEGGHIARATLEATAFQGREMVDAMEADSGVTLHELRVGGGMVKNELLMQFQADILGIPIIRPSLTETTAIGAAYAAGLAVGFWPSTEVLRAKWVEDKRWLPQMDEATRERELAQWKKAVTRTFDWVDAEPV; encoded by the coding sequence ATGTCTCGGTATGTGGCCGCCATCGACCAGGGCACCACCAGCACGCGCTTCGTGATCTTCGACGCCGACGGGCAATCCGTGGGCATGGCGCAGCAGGAGCACGAGCAGGTCTACCCTCAGCCGGGTTGGGTCGAGCACCGGCCGCAGGAGATCTGGGCCCGGACCGAGGCGGTCATCGCTGACGCCCTCGCTACCACCGGGCTGACCGCGGCAGATCTGGTGGCCATCGGCGTGACGAACCAGCGCGAGACCACGGTCGTGTGGGACCGGTTCACCGGCGAACCGGTGGGCAACGCCATCGTCTGGCAGGACACCCGCACCGATCAGATCTGCCGCGACCTGTCCGCCGACGCGGGTCGTGACCGATTCCGGGCCTCCACGGGGCTCCCGCTCGCGACGTACTTCTCGGGACCGAAGGTCGTCTGGATCCTCGACAACATACCCGGCGCACGAGCGCGCGCCGAAGCCGGCGAGCTCCTGTTCGGGACGATCGACACCTGGATCATCTGGAACCTCACCGGCGGCGTCGACGGTGGACTGCACATCACCGACGTCACCAATGCCAGCCGGACGCTCCTGATGGACCTGGCCACCCTGGACTGGGCGCCCGACATCGTGGCGGCGCTGGGCATTCCCGCGTCGATGCTGCCGGAGATCCGCTCGTCGAGCGAGGTCTACGGCGAAGCCCGCCTCGCTTCCGTGGCCGGGGTGCCGGTGGCCGGTGACCTCGGCGATCAGCAGGCCGGGCTGTTCGGCCAGAGCTGCTTCGACGCCGGCGACGCCAAGAACACCTACGGGACCGGCAACTTCCTCCTGCTCAACACGGGCACCGAGCCGGTGCGCTCGGATCACGGGTTGGTCACTACGGTCGGCTACAAGCTCGGTGACGCCCCCGCCGTGTACGCCCTCGAGGGGTCGATCGCCATCGCCGGGGCGCTCGTCCAGTGGCTTCGCGACAACCTCCGCCTCATCGACTCGGCGGCGGAGGTGGAAGAGCTGGCCCGCAGTGTGGACGACAACGGTGGCTGCTATTTCGTCCCGGCGTTCTCGGGACTATTCGCCCCGTATTGGCGTGATGACGCCCGTGGCGTGATCGTCGGGCTGACCCGCTTCGTGGAGGGAGGCCACATCGCCCGCGCCACGCTTGAGGCCACGGCGTTCCAGGGCCGCGAGATGGTCGATGCGATGGAGGCCGACTCCGGCGTGACCCTCCACGAGCTGCGCGTCGGCGGCGGCATGGTCAAGAACGAGCTGCTCATGCAGTTCCAGGCCGACATCCTCGGCATCCCCATCATCAGGCCGTCGCTGACCGAGACCACGGCGATCGGTGCCGCGTATGCAGCAGGGCTCGCCGTCGGGTTCTGGCCGAGTACCGAGGTGCTGCGGGCCAAGTGGGTCGAGGACAAGCGCTGGCTGCCCCAGATGGACGAGGCCACCCGGGAGCGGGAGCTCGCCCAATGGAAGAAGGCCGTGACCCGCACCTTTGACTGGGTCGACGCTGAGCCGGTCTAG